The Cohnella abietis genome has a segment encoding these proteins:
- the nuoK gene encoding NADH-quinone oxidoreductase subunit NuoK gives MLSSYLTLAAVLFCIGLYGVLTKRNAIVVLLSIELMLNAANLNLIAFSKYGVNPSLSGQIFSLFTIAVAAAEAAVGIAVLIVFYRSRATVNVDEFDELRG, from the coding sequence ATGCTGTCCTCTTACTTAACACTTGCAGCCGTATTATTCTGCATTGGACTTTATGGTGTTCTGACGAAGCGAAATGCGATAGTCGTCCTATTATCGATCGAGCTTATGCTCAATGCGGCTAACCTCAACTTGATCGCCTTTTCCAAATACGGGGTCAATCCTTCACTTTCAGGGCAAATCTTCTCCTTGTTCACAATAGCAGTCGCTGCGGCTGAAGCGGCAGTTGGCATAGCGGTCTTGATTGTGTTTTATCGTAGCCGCGCAACGGTGAACGTGGACGAATTCGACGAGTTGAGGGGGTAA
- a CDS encoding NADH-quinone oxidoreductase subunit J: protein MLNFNVDFTGEFVAFFLLAVCAIVGAVMAINFTKVVHTALSLAFTFIAIAGLYILLEAEFLAFVQVLLYVGAITILMIFGIMMTKHDSEGLEPRRPLLETLAAIGCLCLFGIIFYGIRNANFPAESAPFTDDNTREIGMQLFTQYAIPFELVSVLLTVAFIGAVALAKREEEDPQ from the coding sequence GTGTTAAACTTTAATGTTGATTTTACAGGCGAGTTCGTGGCTTTCTTTTTATTGGCCGTTTGCGCAATTGTAGGGGCTGTAATGGCTATTAATTTTACTAAAGTTGTCCATACGGCTCTTTCATTAGCATTTACTTTTATTGCGATAGCAGGACTTTATATTCTTCTAGAGGCAGAGTTTCTCGCATTCGTGCAAGTGCTCCTGTATGTGGGGGCCATTACGATTCTTATGATTTTTGGCATAATGATGACTAAGCATGACAGTGAAGGTCTCGAGCCGCGACGGCCTTTATTAGAAACACTGGCTGCTATCGGTTGTCTCTGTCTGTTTGGTATTATTTTCTACGGCATTAGAAATGCGAATTTCCCAGCAGAATCTGCTCCTTTCACGGATGATAATACTCGTGAGATTGGGATGCAGCTTTTCACACAATATGCGATTCCTTTTGAACTGGTTTCAGTACTGCTAACGGTTGCATTCATTGGTGCGGTTGCCCTAGCGAAAAGAGAGGAGGAGGACCCGCAATGA
- the nuoI gene encoding NADH-quinone oxidoreductase subunit NuoI, with protein MKGMLKGLGVTLKTMGTKKVTLKYPDVPIQMPDRFRGIQYFEPDKCIVCNQCARICPTDCITLTGKANPDPEKKGKVIDTFDINFEICILCDLCTEVCPTEAIVMTNNFELAVLSRDDLYKDKEWLYENNKNIREDNNNIGSPKGGAK; from the coding sequence ATGAAAGGAATGCTCAAAGGGCTCGGCGTAACACTGAAAACGATGGGTACCAAGAAGGTGACGCTGAAATATCCCGACGTTCCGATCCAAATGCCGGACCGTTTTCGGGGGATTCAGTATTTCGAGCCGGACAAATGTATCGTCTGCAACCAATGTGCGCGAATATGCCCGACAGATTGTATCACACTGACAGGTAAAGCCAATCCGGATCCGGAGAAGAAGGGCAAGGTCATTGATACATTCGATATTAATTTCGAGATTTGTATCCTATGCGATTTGTGTACGGAGGTTTGTCCTACGGAAGCTATCGTTATGACTAACAACTTCGAGCTCGCTGTTCTAAGCCGCGACGATCTCTACAAGGACAAAGAATGGCTTTATGAGAACAACAAGAACATTCGTGAAGATAACAATAACATTGGCTCTCCGAAGGGAGGCGCTAAATAA
- the nuoH gene encoding NADH-quinone oxidoreductase subunit NuoH: MQHFWDQPLSWGTAGIFVAAAIGVLAFVIFFVTYAIYFERKFIGWMQYRQGPNRTGPLGLLQSVADVAKLLFKEDTIPKKADRGLFILAPVLAFVPSFAVLAFIPYGLDLQFADLNVGFLYYIALSGITTIAIVVAGWASNNKYSLLGGMRSAAQMISYEVPLVMSVVGVVMMSGSLNLRDIVISQSGYFWHWNFIPQILGFGIFLIAAVSELNRTPFDLPEAESELVAGYHVEYSGFRFAFFMLTEYIYVYAIACLTTILFLGGWNPPIPQLDFVPGIIWFFLKFAIIVFSLFWIRATFPRLRVDQLMGLAWKVLLPLAILNIFLTALGIELIG; encoded by the coding sequence ATGCAGCACTTCTGGGATCAGCCCCTCAGCTGGGGGACGGCGGGTATCTTCGTAGCTGCGGCGATCGGAGTGCTCGCATTCGTTATCTTTTTCGTTACGTATGCGATTTACTTCGAACGCAAATTCATTGGCTGGATGCAATACCGCCAAGGACCTAACCGCACAGGCCCGTTGGGCTTGCTGCAATCCGTTGCGGATGTTGCTAAGCTGCTGTTCAAAGAGGACACGATTCCGAAGAAAGCAGACAGGGGCTTATTCATCCTTGCTCCAGTCTTAGCATTTGTACCCTCGTTTGCTGTTCTCGCTTTTATTCCTTATGGGTTAGACTTACAGTTCGCGGACTTAAATGTTGGCTTTCTTTATTACATCGCACTTTCTGGAATAACGACAATTGCTATTGTAGTTGCAGGATGGGCATCGAATAATAAGTATTCCTTACTGGGCGGAATGCGTTCTGCGGCGCAGATGATCAGCTATGAGGTTCCGCTGGTCATGTCAGTCGTTGGCGTTGTAATGATGTCCGGGAGCTTAAATCTTAGGGATATAGTAATTTCACAGAGCGGATACTTCTGGCATTGGAACTTCATACCCCAAATCCTTGGCTTTGGGATCTTCTTAATTGCTGCAGTGTCGGAGCTTAATCGCACACCGTTTGACTTGCCGGAGGCTGAGTCGGAACTAGTTGCGGGTTATCATGTCGAATACAGCGGCTTCCGGTTCGCATTTTTCATGCTGACGGAGTACATTTACGTGTACGCTATTGCTTGTCTTACAACAATACTGTTTCTTGGCGGTTGGAATCCACCTATTCCGCAGCTTGATTTTGTACCAGGGATCATATGGTTCTTCTTGAAATTTGCAATTATTGTGTTTAGCTTGTTCTGGATTCGAGCGACCTTCCCACGTCTTCGCGTCGATCAATTGATGGGACTGGCATGGAAAGTATTACTGCCACTGGCTATACTTAATATTTTCTTAACGGCTTTAGGCATAGAACTGATCGGATAG
- a CDS encoding NADH-quinone oxidoreductase subunit D, translated as MIRTEELLLNVGPQHPSTHGVFRIIVKLDGEVITEATPVMGYLHRGTEKLAENLNFTQIIPYTDRMDYVSAMTNNYVLCHAVEKMMGLEIPERAEFMRLIVMEMQRVASHLVWWGTYLLDIGAMSPFLYAFSDRERILQLFNELCGARLTYNYMRVGGVKWDAPEGWIAKVKILVKDMYNRLDEYHNLVSGNEIFLSRIKGIGQYDAKTAIDYGLSGANLRCTGVKWDLRKAEPYSLYDRFDFDVPVGKNGDCFDRYEVRMEEIVQSLRILEQAIEQFPGEGDTMGKVPRVIRPPAGEIYVRIESPRGEIGCHIVSKGKAEPFRLKFRRPSFVNLQILPKLLVGESMTNLVTILGGIDIVLGEVDC; from the coding sequence GTGATTCGTACAGAAGAGCTGCTGCTCAACGTTGGTCCACAGCATCCAAGCACACACGGAGTATTTCGGATTATTGTCAAATTGGACGGGGAAGTCATTACTGAAGCTACTCCTGTTATGGGGTACTTGCATCGAGGTACGGAGAAGCTCGCGGAAAACTTGAATTTCACGCAAATCATCCCGTATACCGATCGTATGGATTATGTATCTGCTATGACTAACAATTACGTTCTCTGCCATGCGGTGGAGAAAATGATGGGGCTAGAAATTCCTGAGCGTGCGGAATTTATGCGCCTTATTGTTATGGAGATGCAACGGGTTGCCAGTCATTTGGTTTGGTGGGGAACATATTTGCTAGACATTGGAGCGATGAGTCCTTTTCTATACGCATTCAGCGATAGAGAAAGAATTTTACAGTTATTCAATGAGCTGTGCGGCGCTAGACTCACTTATAACTATATGAGAGTCGGTGGAGTGAAGTGGGACGCTCCAGAAGGTTGGATCGCTAAAGTAAAAATCCTGGTCAAAGATATGTACAACCGACTCGACGAGTATCATAATCTAGTAAGCGGCAATGAAATATTTCTTTCCCGAATTAAAGGCATCGGACAATATGATGCGAAGACAGCAATCGATTATGGTTTGTCTGGAGCCAATCTACGTTGTACGGGTGTGAAATGGGATTTGCGTAAAGCTGAACCATACAGCCTGTACGATCGTTTTGACTTTGACGTTCCGGTCGGGAAAAACGGAGATTGCTTCGATCGATATGAGGTTCGAATGGAAGAAATCGTTCAGAGCTTACGAATTCTTGAGCAAGCAATAGAGCAATTTCCCGGGGAAGGCGATACGATGGGGAAGGTACCTCGCGTCATCCGGCCACCAGCAGGAGAAATCTATGTAAGAATTGAGTCACCGCGTGGGGAAATTGGTTGTCATATTGTTTCTAAGGGAAAAGCAGAGCCCTTCCGCTTGAAATTCAGACGGCCATCTTTCGTTAATCTTCAAATCTTGCCCAAGCTACTCGTAGGAGAAAGCATGACAAACCTGGTTACGATTCTAGGTGGAATCGATATCGTGCTCGGGGAGGTAGACTGCTAA
- a CDS encoding NADH-quinone oxidoreductase subunit C, with translation MSEENNREPEEVPTAASSPEPDGEKKAEEVVTQPPPAEEATAPPARRVETDEEKAARRKATLEAREAAKVAAAQAAAQAAQAGTDGRVASKTAAEGEGNQEEQPVKPPSHNQPLLDRVVALLRESLSEEAVEEAYINEPNDHLPTIVLKNEYWLDAAHLFRNHVELSCNYLRNVSGVDYETHLEVVYYPLNMDNRSGYCIKVRTNRDQPSIPSVTPIWETANWNEREIYDLLGVDFPGHPDLRRIMMPDDWIGHPLRKDYVPLDPEV, from the coding sequence ATGAGCGAGGAAAATAATCGCGAGCCGGAAGAGGTCCCAACTGCGGCCAGCTCCCCAGAACCGGACGGGGAAAAGAAAGCCGAAGAGGTGGTTACACAGCCTCCACCAGCGGAGGAGGCTACCGCCCCACCAGCTCGTCGAGTAGAGACTGATGAAGAGAAGGCTGCTCGCCGCAAAGCTACCCTAGAAGCACGTGAGGCTGCTAAGGTTGCAGCAGCTCAAGCTGCCGCTCAAGCCGCTCAGGCGGGTACCGACGGGCGCGTAGCAAGCAAGACTGCAGCAGAGGGAGAGGGTAATCAGGAGGAGCAACCTGTAAAGCCCCCATCTCATAATCAACCGCTACTTGACCGAGTAGTTGCTCTCCTAAGAGAAAGCTTATCGGAAGAAGCTGTTGAGGAAGCTTATATTAATGAGCCTAACGACCATCTTCCAACTATAGTGCTGAAAAACGAATATTGGCTAGACGCTGCGCATTTATTCCGTAACCACGTTGAATTAAGCTGCAATTATTTACGTAATGTATCTGGCGTAGATTATGAAACGCACCTGGAAGTCGTTTATTATCCACTCAACATGGATAATCGGAGTGGGTACTGTATCAAAGTTCGTACTAATCGTGATCAGCCTTCAATCCCATCGGTTACGCCGATATGGGAGACGGCCAACTGGAACGAACGAGAAATCTATGATTTGCTCGGCGTGGATTTTCCAGGGCATCCAGACCTTAGACGTATTATGATGCCCGACGATTGGATCGGTCATCCGCTTCGCAAAGACTACGTTCCGCTTGACCCGGAGGTGTAA
- a CDS encoding NuoB/complex I 20 kDa subunit family protein — MEFDLTKVSPEDRKEVERNVFFGTVDQLKAWARSNSLWPMTFGLACCAIEMMAAGGAHYDLDRFGVMFRTSPRQSDVMIVSGTVTKKMGPLLKRLYDQMPEPKWVIAMGSCATAGGPYVKSYSVIKGVDQIVPVDVYIPGCPPNPAALIYGINKLQAKIRYEAKTGKQVTG; from the coding sequence ATGGAATTCGATTTAACGAAAGTGTCGCCGGAAGATCGTAAAGAAGTGGAGCGCAACGTATTCTTTGGTACAGTGGATCAATTGAAAGCCTGGGCCCGAAGTAACTCACTATGGCCAATGACCTTCGGCTTGGCATGCTGTGCAATCGAGATGATGGCTGCAGGTGGGGCTCACTACGACTTAGACCGTTTTGGGGTTATGTTCCGAACATCTCCCCGCCAATCAGATGTAATGATCGTTTCAGGCACGGTGACGAAGAAAATGGGGCCACTGCTAAAGCGACTGTACGACCAGATGCCGGAACCAAAATGGGTTATCGCCATGGGATCGTGCGCAACAGCTGGTGGTCCTTATGTTAAATCTTATTCTGTTATTAAAGGCGTCGATCAGATTGTTCCTGTCGATGTGTATATCCCGGGCTGCCCGCCCAATCCTGCAGCTCTAATCTATGGAATTAACAAGCTTCAAGCGAAAATTCGTTATGAAGCCAAGACAGGGAAGCAGGTGACCGGCTGA
- a CDS encoding NADH-quinone oxidoreductase subunit A, with the protein MEKYINSYVIVTVFLILGIAFPIFVLWLGSLLRPNKPTQEKQTTYESGNDPVGDSQIRFNVRYYLYALMFVVFDVETVFLYPWAVAYKQLGLFALVEMLIFAGLLLIGLVYAWKKKVLKWNSI; encoded by the coding sequence GTGGAGAAATACATCAATTCATACGTCATAGTTACCGTCTTCCTCATTTTAGGTATCGCGTTTCCGATTTTTGTATTGTGGTTAGGCTCCTTGCTGCGGCCCAATAAACCGACGCAGGAAAAGCAAACCACGTATGAGAGCGGTAACGATCCGGTGGGAGACAGCCAGATCCGCTTTAACGTACGATATTATTTGTATGCGCTGATGTTCGTTGTGTTTGATGTAGAAACAGTCTTTCTTTACCCGTGGGCCGTAGCGTATAAGCAGCTAGGTCTTTTTGCTTTGGTGGAAATGTTGATCTTTGCTGGATTATTGCTAATCGGGCTTGTCTATGCCTGGAAGAAGAAGGTGCTGAAATGGAATTCGATTTAA
- a CDS encoding Dps family protein: protein MSKLNDSLNVQLSNWSVLYIKLHHFHWYVKGPHFPVLHVKFEELYELAALKLDELAERILAIEGSPVSTMKEFLSLATIKEADKANSENDMLSATIADLQQLVKGLEETAVIAEEKANDAATADILTGQIEELQKQIWMLKSTLG, encoded by the coding sequence ATGAGTAAACTGAATGACTCACTGAATGTGCAATTGTCTAATTGGTCGGTTCTTTACATTAAGCTTCACCACTTTCATTGGTATGTGAAGGGGCCACATTTTCCCGTGCTGCATGTTAAATTTGAAGAGCTGTACGAGCTAGCTGCCTTAAAGCTTGACGAGCTTGCGGAACGGATACTTGCAATCGAAGGCAGTCCAGTATCCACAATGAAGGAATTTTTATCGCTGGCCACGATTAAGGAAGCTGATAAAGCAAACTCCGAGAATGATATGCTTTCAGCAACAATAGCCGACTTACAGCAGCTGGTTAAAGGCTTGGAGGAAACGGCTGTTATTGCTGAAGAAAAAGCGAATGATGCGGCGACAGCAGATATTCTAACAGGCCAAATCGAAGAGCTTCAGAAACAAATATGGATGCTAAAATCAACGCTAGGCTAA